A region of uncultured Draconibacterium sp. DNA encodes the following proteins:
- a CDS encoding ATP-binding protein — protein sequence MAENTILSFESLKKMIDLVSKPMAIIDDKSMVRAYNHDFALYFRLAKSVSKSFSIKEIIADGDEINELIENQKLKTLRESEFNQEIKINNNDEYSIAFKITPVEEDYSQFFLFEIINIYERDQKLISQKLFFFNKLMNEIPLNIYFKDKESRFVLISKPMVKYIGLNSMSEAIGKTDFDFFSHEHAKSAFEDEQKMMQTGEAKTLEEKEVWEDGKVSYVKTTKYPLFDANKQIIGTFGISQDITKLIEYERQLTEAHDDLNKKNEYLKNTLDTLKKTQTLLVQSEKMGALGQLVAGIAHEINTPIGAITASALNMKDSIANLKNDIEKVIMKFSKEDLELYVYLLENSDKTTDYLSSKEKRAMKRMFATQLENKHPEYALKLADLLVYMNLDKITPEMEENKNLYNVCKAARNFISLTKNVGNILLASDKTGKVVYALKNYVHKKADGQKVPVNIEESIETVLTLNTNKIKRGVNVVRKYNAEPVIIAYGDQLGQVWNNLISNAVHAMNEKGNLTITIDNVNGNRISVTITDEGCGIPKEHHKRIFEPFYTTKNMGEGTGMGLDIVKKIVEMHGGTINFTTQVGKGTSFIVELPVNNGETVEV from the coding sequence ATGGCAGAAAACACCATTCTCTCATTCGAGAGCCTTAAAAAAATGATTGACCTGGTTAGCAAACCAATGGCTATTATTGATGATAAATCAATGGTTAGGGCGTATAACCATGATTTTGCACTTTATTTTCGACTGGCCAAAAGTGTATCCAAAAGTTTTAGTATTAAGGAAATTATTGCGGATGGCGATGAAATAAATGAGCTGATAGAAAATCAGAAATTAAAGACGTTAAGGGAAAGTGAGTTTAATCAAGAAATAAAAATTAATAACAACGATGAATATTCGATAGCATTTAAAATTACGCCTGTTGAAGAAGATTATTCCCAATTTTTTCTTTTTGAAATCATCAATATCTACGAAAGAGATCAGAAGCTAATAAGCCAGAAGTTGTTTTTCTTTAATAAACTAATGAATGAGATACCACTCAATATTTACTTCAAAGATAAAGAGAGTCGCTTTGTACTGATTAGTAAACCCATGGTGAAATATATTGGATTAAACAGTATGTCGGAAGCAATTGGGAAGACTGATTTTGATTTTTTTAGTCACGAACATGCAAAAAGTGCATTTGAAGATGAACAGAAGATGATGCAAACCGGTGAGGCAAAAACTCTGGAGGAAAAGGAAGTTTGGGAAGATGGTAAAGTTAGTTATGTGAAAACAACCAAGTATCCGCTATTTGATGCAAACAAGCAAATAATTGGGACGTTTGGTATATCGCAGGATATTACCAAATTGATAGAATACGAGCGGCAACTTACCGAAGCTCACGACGATCTGAATAAGAAAAATGAATACCTTAAAAATACGCTTGATACGCTCAAAAAAACCCAGACGCTACTGGTTCAGTCGGAAAAAATGGGAGCCTTAGGACAATTGGTGGCCGGAATTGCTCACGAAATTAATACTCCAATTGGTGCAATTACTGCTTCGGCATTAAATATGAAAGATTCAATTGCAAACCTGAAGAACGACATTGAAAAGGTTATAATGAAGTTCTCGAAAGAGGACTTAGAACTGTATGTGTACTTACTTGAAAATTCTGATAAAACCACCGATTATCTTTCGTCAAAAGAAAAAAGAGCAATGAAACGAATGTTTGCCACGCAACTCGAAAATAAGCACCCTGAATATGCGTTGAAGTTAGCCGACTTATTGGTGTATATGAATTTGGATAAAATTACTCCTGAAATGGAGGAGAATAAGAACCTATATAACGTTTGTAAAGCAGCAAGAAATTTTATATCGCTTACCAAAAATGTGGGAAATATTTTATTAGCATCCGACAAAACAGGCAAAGTGGTTTATGCCCTTAAAAACTATGTCCATAAAAAGGCCGATGGACAGAAAGTTCCTGTTAACATTGAAGAAAGTATTGAAACTGTACTTACCTTAAACACCAACAAAATAAAAAGGGGAGTTAATGTGGTTAGGAAATACAATGCTGAGCCAGTAATTATTGCCTATGGTGATCAGTTGGGGCAGGTTTGGAACAATTTGATTTCAAATGCAGTACATGCAATGAATGAGAAAGGGAACCTGACCATAACCATTGATAATGTTAATGGTAATCGCATTTCAGTAACCATTACAGATGAGGGGTGTGGTATTCCCAAGGAACATCATAAGAGGATTTTTGAGCCATTTTATACAACCAAAAACATGGGGGAAGGAACCGGTATGGGACTGGATATTGTTAAAAAAATTGTCGAGATGCATGGTGGAACAATAAACTTTACCACTCAGGTAGGTAAGGGTACCTCGTTTATTGTTGAGCTTCCTGTTAATAATGGCGAAACAGTGGAGGTGTAA